A part of Aegilops tauschii subsp. strangulata cultivar AL8/78 chromosome 2, Aet v6.0, whole genome shotgun sequence genomic DNA contains:
- the LOC109742378 gene encoding protein DETOXIFICATION 40 isoform X1, with amino-acid sequence MGPGDHAGVRSADGRLEALLSGGGGARRMASAAALELRLLAPLAAPAVVVYMLIIVMSSATQIFCGQLGNVQLAAASLGNNGIQVFAYGLMLGMGSAVETLCGQAYGAEKYEMLGVYLQRSTVLLMATGVPLAAMYAFSEPILLLLGQSPEIAGAAAEFAYGLIPQIFAYAANFPIQKFLQAQSIVAPSAYILTASMALHVAMSWVAVYRLGLGLLGASLTLSLTWWVLVAGQFAYIVLSPRCRETWTGFTWAAFADLAGFAKLSAASAVMLALEVWYFQVLILLAGMLPDPQIALDSLTVCTSIQSWVFMISVGFNAAASVRVGNELGAGNPRSAAFSAWVVTAMSALIAVLAGVLVFLLRHKLSYIFTGGEAVSRAVADLCPLLVGTIVLCGIQPVLSGVAVGCGWQALVAYINIGCYYFIGVPLGALLGFKFDYGIKGLWGGMIGGTLIQTIILLWITFRTDWNKEVEEARRRLDKWDDAKQPLLANVQR; translated from the exons ATGGGTCCAGGTGATCATGCCGGCGTCCGTTCCGCGGACGGCCGGCTGGAGGCCCTgctctccggcggcggcggggcacggcgcatggcgtcggcggcggcgctggagctGCGGCTGCTTGCTCCGCTGGCCGCGCCGGCCGTGGTGGTGTACATGCTGATCATCGTGATGTCGTCGGCCACCCAGATCTTCTGCGGCCAGCTCGGCAACGTGCAGCTCGCCGCCGCATCCCTCGGCAACAACGGCATCCAGGTGTTCGCCTACGGCCTCATG CTCGGGATGGGGAGCGCGGTGGAGACGCTGTGCGGGCAGGCGTACGGCGCCGAGAAGTACGAGATGCTGGGCGtgtacctgcagcgctcgacggTGCTCCTCATGGCCACCGGCGTGCCGCTGGCCGCCATGTACGCCTTCTCGGAGCCCATCCTCCTCCTGCTCGGGCAGTCGCCGGAgatcgccggcgccgccgcggagTTCGCCTACGGCCTCATCCCGCAGATCTTCGCGTACGCGGCCAACTTCCCCATCCAGAAGTTCCTGCAGGCGCAGAGCATCGTGGCGCCCAGCGCCTACATCCTGACGGCCAGCATGGCGCTGCACGTGGCGATGAGCTGGGTGGCGGTGTATAGGCTGGGCCTAGGCCTGCTGGGCGCGTCGCTCACGCTGAGCCTGACGTGGTGGGTCCTGGTGGCAGGGCAGTTCGCGTACATCGTGCTGAGCCCCAGGTGCAGGGAGACGTGGACCGGGTTCACGTGGGCCGCGTTCGCCGACCTGGCGGGGTTCGCCAAGCTGTCGGCCGCGTCGGCGGTGATGCTGGCGCTGGAGGTGTGGTACTTCCAGGTGCTCATCCTCCTCGCCGGCATGCTGCCCGACCCACAGATCGCACTCGATTCGCTCACCGTCTG CACCTCGATTCAGTCATGGGTGTTCATGATCTCCGTGGGCTTCAACGCCGCTGCAAG CGTGAGGGTGGGTAATGAACTTGGCGCCGGGAACCCCAGGTCTGCCGCGTTCTCTGCATGGGTGGTCACCGCCATGTCCGCGCTCATAGCAGTCCTAGCCGGCGTTCTGGTCTTCCTGCTCAGGCACAAGCTCAGCTACATCTTCACCGGCGGCGAGGCCGTCTCGCGTGCCGTCGCCGATCTCTGTCCTTTGCTTGTCGGCACCATTGTGCTCTGCGGAATCCAGCCCGTGCTATCAG GTGTTGCTGTTGGCTGTGGGTGGCAAGCATTGGTGGCATACATCAACATTGGATGCTATTACTTCATCGGCGTACCCCTTGGCGCGCTCCTGGGCTTCAAGTTTGACTATGGAATCAAG GGATTGTGGGGAGGCATGATTGGAGGCACGCTCATCCAAACCATTATACTATTGTGGATCACATTCCGAACTGACTGGAATAAGGAG GTCGAGGAGGCGAGGAGAAGACTGGACAAGTGGGACGACGCAAAGCAGCCACTTCTCGCTAACGTGCAGCGATGA
- the LOC109742378 gene encoding protein DETOXIFICATION 40 isoform X2 — MGPGDHAGVRSADGRLEALLSGGGGARRMASAAALELRLLAPLAAPAVVVYMLIIVMSSATQIFCGQLGNVQLAAASLGNNGIQVFAYGLMLGMGSAVETLCGQAYGAEKYEMLGVYLQRSTVLLMATGVPLAAMYAFSEPILLLLGQSPEIAGAAAEFAYGLIPQIFAYAANFPIQKFLQAQSIVAPSAYILTASMALHVAMSWVAVYRLGLGLLGASLTLSLTWWVLVAGQFAYIVLSPRCRETWTGFTWAAFADLAGFAKLSAASAVMLALEVWYFQVLILLAGMLPDPQIALDSLTVCTSIQSWVFMISVGFNAAASVRVGNELGAGNPRSAAFSAWVVTAMSALIAVLAGVLVFLLRHKLSYIFTGGEAVSRAVADLCPLLVGTIVLCGIQPVLSGVAVGCGWQALVAYINIGCYYFIGVPLGALLGFKFDYGIKVEEARRRLDKWDDAKQPLLANVQR; from the exons ATGGGTCCAGGTGATCATGCCGGCGTCCGTTCCGCGGACGGCCGGCTGGAGGCCCTgctctccggcggcggcggggcacggcgcatggcgtcggcggcggcgctggagctGCGGCTGCTTGCTCCGCTGGCCGCGCCGGCCGTGGTGGTGTACATGCTGATCATCGTGATGTCGTCGGCCACCCAGATCTTCTGCGGCCAGCTCGGCAACGTGCAGCTCGCCGCCGCATCCCTCGGCAACAACGGCATCCAGGTGTTCGCCTACGGCCTCATG CTCGGGATGGGGAGCGCGGTGGAGACGCTGTGCGGGCAGGCGTACGGCGCCGAGAAGTACGAGATGCTGGGCGtgtacctgcagcgctcgacggTGCTCCTCATGGCCACCGGCGTGCCGCTGGCCGCCATGTACGCCTTCTCGGAGCCCATCCTCCTCCTGCTCGGGCAGTCGCCGGAgatcgccggcgccgccgcggagTTCGCCTACGGCCTCATCCCGCAGATCTTCGCGTACGCGGCCAACTTCCCCATCCAGAAGTTCCTGCAGGCGCAGAGCATCGTGGCGCCCAGCGCCTACATCCTGACGGCCAGCATGGCGCTGCACGTGGCGATGAGCTGGGTGGCGGTGTATAGGCTGGGCCTAGGCCTGCTGGGCGCGTCGCTCACGCTGAGCCTGACGTGGTGGGTCCTGGTGGCAGGGCAGTTCGCGTACATCGTGCTGAGCCCCAGGTGCAGGGAGACGTGGACCGGGTTCACGTGGGCCGCGTTCGCCGACCTGGCGGGGTTCGCCAAGCTGTCGGCCGCGTCGGCGGTGATGCTGGCGCTGGAGGTGTGGTACTTCCAGGTGCTCATCCTCCTCGCCGGCATGCTGCCCGACCCACAGATCGCACTCGATTCGCTCACCGTCTG CACCTCGATTCAGTCATGGGTGTTCATGATCTCCGTGGGCTTCAACGCCGCTGCAAG CGTGAGGGTGGGTAATGAACTTGGCGCCGGGAACCCCAGGTCTGCCGCGTTCTCTGCATGGGTGGTCACCGCCATGTCCGCGCTCATAGCAGTCCTAGCCGGCGTTCTGGTCTTCCTGCTCAGGCACAAGCTCAGCTACATCTTCACCGGCGGCGAGGCCGTCTCGCGTGCCGTCGCCGATCTCTGTCCTTTGCTTGTCGGCACCATTGTGCTCTGCGGAATCCAGCCCGTGCTATCAG GTGTTGCTGTTGGCTGTGGGTGGCAAGCATTGGTGGCATACATCAACATTGGATGCTATTACTTCATCGGCGTACCCCTTGGCGCGCTCCTGGGCTTCAAGTTTGACTATGGAATCAAG GTCGAGGAGGCGAGGAGAAGACTGGACAAGTGGGACGACGCAAAGCAGCCACTTCTCGCTAACGTGCAGCGATGA